One genomic region from Clostridium saccharobutylicum DSM 13864 encodes:
- a CDS encoding sensor histidine kinase, with translation MKSIKSKLVLYLGVLIVIICIGLSVVSYINSSNALLSNLSKTLPSIAEQTASSVQGRIEGKLNTLESIAERSEIKDINNSWGNKMSILSDEGKRIGSVRLEIVDKNGDIKKADGKTSNVKERSYFKNAICGKSNVSDPLVNNTDKSVVVIYAVPIKDNDNQIIGVLIDTQDGNDLSELTNRVKVGKTGYAFMIKKDGTNIASTDKNKVINMHNPVEEVKTNPSFRAIADIEIKMGNGETGMGEYFSGADKYVGYAPVEGTEWSVGVIVLKSEILSELDTLKSWTVLVSVLFLLIGFLIIYIISSNIVKGIKSASKHLDLLANGNLYKEVSIKYLKQKDEIGAMTSSMKAMQQSLENMIKKIEEDSAKKIKETLKIQDEIFANVSHELKTPLNVIFSANQLTELYVKNSLIEDDKEKILKNINIIKQNCYRFMKLINNIVDISKMNSGFFKVNLSNENIVDVTEEIVQSISQYINAKHINIIFDTNTEEKIIACDPEKIERVILNLISNAIKFTNTDGSIFVNVIDKGDTVEIYVKDTGIGIEEKHLKNIFERFEQVDKSISRNAEGSGIGLSLVKSIVNMHGGKISVESEVGKGSIFKIELPVKIVEEIEVCEQTKACNNKIEMINVEFSDIYSI, from the coding sequence ATGAAAAGTATAAAATCAAAATTAGTATTATATTTAGGGGTACTAATAGTAATTATATGTATAGGACTTAGCGTAGTTTCATATATAAACTCATCAAATGCACTACTATCGAATTTAAGTAAGACTCTTCCTAGCATTGCAGAGCAAACAGCTAGTAGTGTACAAGGAAGAATTGAAGGAAAGTTAAATACATTAGAGTCTATTGCCGAAAGGTCTGAAATAAAAGATATTAACAATTCATGGGGAAATAAGATGTCTATTCTTTCAGATGAAGGTAAAAGAATAGGCAGTGTTAGATTGGAAATTGTGGATAAGAACGGAGATATAAAAAAAGCAGATGGGAAAACTTCTAATGTTAAAGAGAGATCATATTTTAAAAATGCAATATGTGGAAAGAGTAATGTGTCAGATCCACTTGTAAATAACACAGATAAATCTGTAGTAGTTATATATGCAGTTCCTATTAAAGATAATGATAATCAAATTATAGGAGTGTTAATTGATACACAAGATGGTAATGATTTGAGTGAACTAACTAACAGAGTTAAAGTTGGAAAAACAGGCTATGCATTTATGATAAAAAAGGATGGAACCAATATTGCTAGTACTGATAAAAATAAGGTGATTAATATGCATAATCCAGTTGAAGAAGTAAAGACAAATCCAAGTTTCCGAGCAATAGCAGATATTGAAATAAAAATGGGTAATGGCGAAACTGGAATGGGTGAATATTTCTCAGGAGCAGACAAATATGTAGGATATGCTCCAGTAGAAGGTACTGAATGGTCAGTAGGAGTTATAGTATTAAAAAGTGAAATATTATCAGAATTGGACACTTTAAAGAGTTGGACTGTATTAGTGTCTGTATTGTTTTTATTAATTGGATTTTTGATTATTTACATTATTTCTAGCAATATAGTTAAAGGCATAAAATCAGCTTCAAAACATTTAGATTTATTGGCAAATGGTAATCTTTATAAAGAAGTTTCTATTAAATATTTAAAACAAAAAGATGAAATTGGAGCTATGACTAGCTCTATGAAAGCAATGCAGCAATCTCTAGAAAATATGATTAAAAAAATAGAAGAGGATTCTGCTAAAAAAATAAAAGAAACTCTTAAAATTCAAGATGAAATATTCGCAAATGTATCACATGAACTTAAAACTCCTTTGAATGTAATTTTTAGTGCTAATCAATTAACTGAATTGTATGTAAAAAATAGTTTAATTGAAGATGATAAAGAAAAGATTTTAAAAAATATAAATATAATAAAACAAAATTGCTACAGGTTTATGAAACTTATAAACAACATAGTAGATATATCAAAAATGAATTCGGGCTTTTTTAAAGTAAATCTATCCAATGAAAATATAGTTGATGTTACTGAAGAAATTGTGCAATCAATATCTCAATATATTAATGCAAAACATATAAATATTATTTTTGATACAAATACAGAAGAAAAGATTATCGCTTGTGATCCTGAAAAGATTGAAAGGGTTATTCTAAATCTTATTTCAAACGCAATTAAGTTCACTAATACAGATGGAAGTATTTTTGTAAATGTAATTGATAAAGGTGATACTGTTGAAATATATGTAAAAGATACTGGTATAGGAATTGAAGAAAAGCACTTAAAGAATATTTTTGAAAGATTTGAGCAGGTGGACAAGTCTATTTCGCGTAATGCTGAAGGAAGCGGCATTGGATTATCTTTGGTAAAATCAATTGTTAATATGCATGGGGGCAAAATAAGCGTTGAGAGTGAAGTTGGCAAAGGAAGTATATTTAAAATAGAACTTCCTGTAAAGATTGTAGAAGAAATAGAAGTTTGTGAGCAAACTAAAGCGTGTAATAATAAAATTGAAATGATCAATGTTGAATTTTCGGATATATATTCAATATGA
- the cas2 gene encoding CRISPR-associated endonuclease Cas2, translating into MSKVSNYNYAFVFYDVNEKRVQRVFKVCKKYLSHFQKSVFRGEMSPSKLIKFKTDLNKVIDKNEDFICIIKLMNDNVFGEEVLGVTSGANGEDLII; encoded by the coding sequence GTGAGTAAAGTTAGTAATTATAATTATGCTTTTGTATTTTATGATGTCAATGAAAAACGAGTACAAAGGGTTTTTAAAGTTTGCAAAAAATACTTATCTCATTTTCAAAAATCAGTATTTAGAGGAGAAATGTCTCCTTCAAAGCTAATAAAGTTTAAAACAGATTTAAATAAAGTTATTGACAAAAATGAAGATTTCATTTGCATAATTAAGTTAATGAACGACAATGTATTTGGAGAAGAAGTATTAGGTGTAACATCGGGAGCAAATGGTGAGGATTTAATAATATAA
- a CDS encoding putative cell wall binding repeat protein, whose translation MITKHLNKIITLWIMAVLLLAFNPMGASARVSENEAKDLILRYGNDDIFSYDYNYLKTNLVFSEEVSKDKLDDGLLGKGLYKITKSNENLYYFQLETDHYYVGVDSGQIYLYDGGSGCGTFHWIENNKVVKVWYWGRKEIDKDGQFGGWEYSDWQQNNGWVLLSDNTWSYYVDGLQKTGWIYDNGNWYYCYSNGQMAHDTTIAGYYLGSNGAWTNN comes from the coding sequence GTGATTACAAAACATTTAAATAAAATTATAACTTTATGGATAATGGCTGTATTGTTATTAGCATTTAATCCAATGGGGGCTTCAGCTAGGGTAAGTGAAAATGAAGCAAAAGATTTAATACTTAGGTATGGAAATGATGATATTTTTAGTTATGATTATAATTATTTAAAAACTAATTTAGTATTTAGTGAGGAAGTTTCAAAAGACAAGTTAGATGACGGTCTATTAGGAAAGGGACTGTATAAAATTACAAAAAGTAATGAAAATTTATATTATTTTCAATTAGAAACAGATCATTATTACGTAGGTGTAGATAGTGGGCAAATATATTTATATGATGGTGGTTCTGGGTGCGGAACATTTCATTGGATTGAAAATAATAAAGTAGTTAAAGTATGGTATTGGGGGAGAAAAGAGATAGATAAAGATGGACAGTTCGGTGGATGGGAGTATAGCGATTGGCAGCAAAACAATGGTTGGGTATTGCTAAGTGATAATACTTGGTCTTATTATGTTGATGGATTACAGAAAACTGGCTGGATTTATGATAATGGTAATTGGTATTATTGTTATAGTAATGGTCAAATGGCACATGATACAACTATTGCCGGATATTATTTAGGTTCCAATGGTGCATGGACTAATAATTAA
- a CDS encoding ClbS/DfsB family four-helix bundle protein: MPDYKSKQELINEISSRAKLFIDEFSDIKETDKDKFIDGIDRTPVQMIAYQLGWLNLILDWEEQEKQGITVITPHANYKWNNLGGLYEDFYKQYENYTLHELCSMFEEAKEKIIHLTEGYTDMELFQSGGRKWASSTPANWALWKWIHTNTVAPFKSFRSKIRKWKKLNQS, encoded by the coding sequence ATGCCAGATTATAAAAGTAAGCAAGAATTAATTAATGAAATATCAAGTCGTGCAAAACTATTTATTGACGAATTTTCTGATATTAAAGAAACAGATAAAGATAAATTTATCGATGGTATAGATAGAACTCCAGTACAAATGATAGCTTATCAATTAGGGTGGCTTAACCTCATTCTTGATTGGGAAGAGCAAGAAAAACAAGGAATCACAGTAATAACTCCACATGCTAATTATAAGTGGAATAATCTTGGTGGATTATATGAGGACTTTTATAAACAATATGAGAATTATACTTTGCATGAATTATGCAGTATGTTTGAGGAAGCAAAAGAAAAAATTATCCATCTAACAGAAGGGTATACCGATATGGAACTTTTTCAATCTGGCGGTAGGAAATGGGCTTCTTCAACTCCTGCTAATTGGGCACTTTGGAAATGGATTCATACAAATACAGTTGCACCTTTTAAGTCATTCAGAAGTAAAATTAGGAAGTGGAAAAAGCTAAATCAAAGCTAA
- a CDS encoding CRISPR-associated protein Cas4, with the protein MRINGTLINYYFHCRRQCYLHGNRLNLEDNSETVKIGKAIHEEKASGSKNAEISIDNIKLDRLTSEYLTEIKKSDADIEAGKWQLIYYLKVLKSKGIIRKGKLECVEKNKTDKKIMYFELSDELEKELEKYVKEIENLILSEEIPKVLNKSKCKKCAYYEYCYI; encoded by the coding sequence TTGAGGATAAACGGTACTTTAATTAACTATTACTTTCATTGTAGAAGGCAATGTTATCTTCATGGTAATAGACTTAACTTAGAAGATAATAGCGAGACGGTAAAGATCGGGAAAGCTATTCATGAAGAGAAAGCTTCTGGATCGAAAAATGCTGAAATTTCAATCGATAATATTAAATTGGATAGACTTACATCTGAATATTTAACAGAAATAAAGAAATCAGATGCAGATATTGAAGCAGGCAAGTGGCAGCTGATTTATTATTTGAAAGTTCTTAAAAGTAAAGGAATTATAAGAAAAGGAAAATTGGAGTGTGTTGAAAAAAATAAAACTGATAAGAAAATTATGTATTTTGAACTAAGTGATGAACTTGAGAAGGAACTGGAAAAGTACGTTAAAGAAATAGAAAATTTAATTTTAAGTGAAGAAATACCTAAAGTATTAAATAAATCTAAATGCAAGAAATGTGCATATTATGAGTATTGTTATATATAG
- the cas1b gene encoding type I-B CRISPR-associated endonuclease Cas1b — MGSTRYISSMGELTRKDDSLCFRKEGKNVYIPIENTKEIYCLNEVSINTKLLDFLSQNNVVVHFFNYYEGYSGTFYPKAQYNSGRLLVKQVEKHNNSRMTIAKAIVSGIGINIREVVYHYYKHNKKEVKGTVDWIKKEFFERIEKAQNIKELMSVEGEVWQRFYSEFKNFLPEDFIMNKRVKRPPDNPINALISFGNTLLYTKTISAIYRTHLDQRISYLHEPSEGRFSLSLDISEVFKPVIVYKTIFDLVNNKRLQVNKHFDKKVNYCLLNEEGRNIFITAFEERLESVFLHPKLKRRVSYRTAIKLDCYKLIKYIMEEKEFIPFSLKEGM; from the coding sequence ATGGGAAGTACAAGATATATATCATCCATGGGTGAACTTACAAGAAAGGATGATTCTTTATGCTTTAGAAAAGAAGGGAAAAATGTTTATATTCCAATTGAAAATACAAAAGAGATTTATTGTCTAAATGAAGTGAGTATAAATACAAAACTATTAGATTTTTTATCGCAAAACAATGTAGTAGTGCATTTCTTTAATTATTATGAAGGATATAGTGGTACTTTTTATCCAAAAGCGCAATATAATAGTGGAAGATTATTAGTAAAGCAAGTAGAGAAACATAATAATTCAAGAATGACAATTGCTAAGGCTATAGTAAGTGGAATAGGAATTAATATAAGAGAGGTAGTTTATCATTACTATAAGCATAACAAAAAAGAAGTTAAAGGAACTGTAGACTGGATTAAGAAAGAATTTTTTGAAAGGATAGAAAAAGCTCAAAATATTAAAGAGCTTATGTCAGTAGAAGGGGAAGTATGGCAGAGATTTTACAGTGAATTTAAAAACTTTTTGCCAGAGGATTTTATTATGAATAAAAGAGTAAAAAGACCACCAGATAATCCCATAAATGCTTTGATTTCATTTGGAAATACATTGCTATATACAAAAACAATATCTGCAATTTATAGAACTCATCTAGATCAAAGAATAAGTTATTTACATGAACCTTCAGAAGGAAGATTTTCATTAAGCTTAGATATAAGTGAAGTTTTTAAGCCTGTCATTGTATATAAAACAATTTTTGACTTGGTAAATAACAAGAGACTTCAGGTTAATAAGCATTTTGATAAGAAGGTAAATTATTGTTTGTTAAATGAAGAAGGTAGAAATATATTTATTACAGCTTTTGAAGAAAGACTAGAATCTGTTTTTTTACATCCTAAATTAAAAAGGAGAGTTAGTTATAGAACAGCTATTAAACTAGATTGTTATAAATTAATAAAATACATAATGGAAGAGAAAGAATTCATTCCTTTTAGTTTAAAGGAGGGAATGTAG
- a CDS encoding CRISPR-associated helicase/endonuclease Cas3, giving the protein MYFNENYFINIDNLLSKKYSFYAHLKNDRKETLKEHTELCKNYFNKLVDSKGLDRIFLNFEEIYLKNTSEKGKLLFRELLMNTIVLHDIGKINPFFQSRKMGNNSIEYSEKFCIIDSQHSIISAVLYLDYFMDKVLKLEKDDKKCIRLFMFLNAYIISKHHGNLEEFKKFLSSFDDDEVGFKVMSIFNNTYKDIYLKDFSLSEVKMKKACNNTNNYLKKIDKEKAVYLYTYERLLYSLLVACDFYATTEFMNGVELNEFGEIAEISEFYDIYKSTSVYRNIRKYENEDYYKDRKDLKNEKNINILRNEMFLDAEKELSKKINEDIFYLEAPTGSGKSNVSINLSFKLFEDNPTLKKIFYVYPFNTLVEQNLNTLNETFGENEDVFNRIAVINSISPIKMDENSKKGVDNEDNYEYYAKALLNRQFLNYPIILTTHVSLFNSMFNSLKESAFAFHQLVNSVIVLDEIQSYKNIIWAEIILFLKGFAKILNMKVIIMSATLPNLNILTSSKESTATLIEDRNKYFSNSLFKDRVKVSYELMDEDDTINALLNHVIDNSYKKKKILIEFIKKESAYNFYRKVKESIDMNDRINCSVELMTGDDNSIERQRILKSIKSSNAEKEGIILVATQVIEAGVDIDMDIGYKDISKLDSDEQFLGRINRSCKRRGVVYFFNLDRTDGIYKNDVRVNTELSLLDDDMKRILVEKNFEDYYLPVLNLIQERFNNTFNDSNLEKFLIEDVGQLNTRKVEERMKLIEEDNWNMSIYLARIINKEEENTTVNIDGKEVWESYKDLLANNSMQYAEKQVKLSEVKSKMNYFIYQINKNSDLLYNDKIGELYYIKNGEKYFDGEKLNKDKFKREVGIFV; this is encoded by the coding sequence ATGTATTTTAATGAAAATTACTTTATTAATATAGATAATTTGTTGAGTAAAAAATATTCTTTTTATGCTCATTTAAAAAATGATAGGAAAGAGACGTTAAAAGAACATACAGAATTATGCAAAAATTATTTTAATAAGTTAGTAGACTCAAAGGGATTAGATAGAATATTTTTAAACTTTGAAGAAATATATTTAAAAAATACAAGTGAAAAAGGAAAATTATTATTTAGAGAATTATTGATGAATACAATTGTGCTTCATGATATAGGTAAGATAAATCCATTTTTTCAAAGCAGGAAGATGGGAAATAATTCAATAGAATATTCGGAGAAATTTTGCATAATTGATTCACAACATTCTATTATATCCGCTGTCTTATATTTAGACTATTTTATGGATAAAGTATTAAAATTAGAAAAAGATGATAAGAAGTGCATTAGATTATTTATGTTTTTAAATGCTTATATAATATCTAAACATCATGGAAATTTAGAAGAATTTAAGAAATTCCTATCTAGCTTTGATGATGACGAAGTTGGATTTAAGGTTATGAGTATTTTTAATAATACTTACAAGGATATATATTTAAAAGATTTTTCTTTATCTGAAGTTAAAATGAAAAAAGCATGCAATAATACAAATAATTATTTAAAAAAGATAGATAAAGAGAAAGCAGTATATCTGTATACTTATGAAAGATTACTATATTCACTACTTGTAGCTTGCGACTTTTATGCAACAACCGAATTTATGAATGGCGTTGAATTAAATGAGTTCGGTGAAATTGCAGAAATTAGCGAATTCTATGATATTTATAAAAGTACTAGTGTGTATAGAAATATAAGAAAATATGAAAATGAAGACTATTACAAAGATAGAAAAGATCTTAAGAATGAAAAAAACATAAATATTTTAAGGAATGAAATGTTTTTAGATGCAGAAAAAGAGTTATCTAAAAAGATAAATGAAGATATATTTTATTTAGAAGCACCTACTGGAAGTGGAAAGAGTAATGTTTCTATAAATTTGAGCTTCAAGCTTTTTGAAGATAATCCTACTTTGAAAAAGATATTTTATGTATATCCATTTAACACATTGGTAGAGCAGAATTTAAATACATTAAATGAGACTTTTGGTGAAAATGAAGATGTATTTAATAGGATTGCAGTTATTAATTCTATTTCGCCTATAAAGATGGATGAGAATAGTAAAAAGGGAGTAGATAATGAGGATAATTATGAATATTATGCTAAGGCTTTATTAAATAGGCAATTCTTGAATTATCCAATCATATTAACTACTCATGTAAGCTTATTTAATAGTATGTTTAATTCATTAAAAGAATCGGCATTTGCATTTCATCAACTTGTGAATAGTGTAATAGTATTAGATGAAATTCAAAGTTATAAAAATATTATTTGGGCAGAAATTATTTTATTTTTAAAGGGATTTGCCAAGATATTAAATATGAAGGTTATTATAATGTCAGCAACTTTACCCAATCTCAATATTTTAACTAGTAGCAAGGAAAGTACAGCAACATTAATTGAAGATAGAAACAAGTATTTCTCTAATTCGCTTTTTAAAGATAGGGTAAAGGTAAGTTATGAATTAATGGATGAAGATGATACTATAAATGCTTTATTAAATCATGTTATTGATAATAGTTATAAGAAGAAAAAGATATTGATTGAGTTCATAAAAAAAGAAAGTGCCTATAATTTTTATAGAAAAGTAAAAGAGTCTATAGATATGAATGATAGGATAAATTGTAGTGTTGAACTTATGACAGGCGATGATAATTCTATAGAGAGACAAAGAATTCTTAAGAGTATAAAAAGTTCAAATGCAGAAAAAGAAGGCATAATATTAGTTGCTACTCAAGTCATAGAAGCAGGAGTAGATATTGATATGGATATAGGGTATAAAGATATCTCTAAATTAGATAGTGATGAACAATTCTTGGGCAGGATAAATAGATCATGTAAAAGAAGAGGCGTAGTTTATTTCTTTAATTTAGATAGAACAGATGGAATATATAAAAATGATGTAAGAGTAAATACAGAATTAAGTCTACTAGATGATGATATGAAGAGAATATTAGTAGAAAAAAACTTTGAAGACTACTATCTACCAGTACTTAACCTAATACAAGAGAGATTTAATAATACTTTTAATGACAGTAATCTAGAAAAGTTTTTAATAGAAGATGTTGGACAATTAAACACTAGGAAAGTTGAGGAGAGAATGAAACTTATAGAAGAAGATAATTGGAACATGTCTATTTATTTAGCTAGGATTATAAATAAGGAAGAAGAAAACACTACAGTAAATATTGATGGAAAAGAGGTTTGGGAAAGTTACAAGGATCTATTAGCAAATAATTCTATGCAATATGCTGAAAAACAAGTTAAATTATCAGAAGTAAAAAGCAAAATGAATTATTTTATTTATCAAATTAATAAAAATAGTGATTTGCTTTATAACGACAAAATTGGAGAATTGTACTATATAAAAAATGGAGAAAAATATTTTGATGGGGAGAAGCTTAATAAAGATAAATTTAAGAGAGAAGTTGGGATTTTTGTATAA
- a CDS encoding cysteine hydrolase family protein, with the protein MVLLVIDTQNLITNEKLYKFDTFVSNVKEIINKARKNNIEVIYVRHDDGEGSELTKGTDGFEIYEEFQPINGEKIFDKNVNSAFKGTGLLEYLRKKDEKEIIIVGLQTDYCFDATIKCGFEHGFHMIVPAYSNTTVNNKFMSAEQSYRYHNEFMWNGRYAECISFDETIKRMK; encoded by the coding sequence ATGGTTTTATTAGTAATTGATACACAAAACTTAATAACAAATGAGAAATTATATAAATTTGATACGTTTGTATCCAATGTTAAAGAAATAATAAATAAGGCTAGGAAAAATAACATTGAAGTAATATATGTGCGTCATGATGATGGAGAGGGTAGTGAGCTAACAAAAGGAACTGACGGATTCGAAATATATGAAGAATTTCAACCAATAAATGGAGAAAAGATATTTGATAAAAATGTTAATAGTGCTTTTAAAGGGACAGGCTTACTGGAGTATTTAAGAAAGAAGGATGAAAAGGAAATAATCATTGTAGGGCTTCAAACAGACTATTGTTTTGATGCTACTATAAAATGTGGATTTGAACATGGATTTCATATGATAGTTCCAGCATATTCAAATACAACAGTAAATAATAAATTTATGTCAGCAGAACAAAGCTATAGATATCATAACGAATTCATGTGGAATGGAAGATATGCAGAATGTATTTCCTTTGATGAAACAATTAAAAGAATGAAGTAG
- a CDS encoding methyl-accepting chemotaxis protein, with protein sequence MITLFKNLKVIHKLILCFGIVITVVIISGIMSYHKMREVNGNLDVIYSESLVKLSTIQDIRAHMADLTSGSLILVNPDKKAVVDKTISDMNGLIEKDNELTKKYEALINNEDDRKIFAEYLENLNSYNNAKDKFFEVAKGGDYDDIKNEFAIFDGYRAKINDLLDEEITYNEKNAKSKYEDSQIKCKNALFITVMFTIVAIGLSIIFSYLLVKNIDDALKKIKQFAGRIAKFDFSSNINIVGKDEFGETSASLNEAQSNIVHLLKNINDNSDDLKSDSEELSLTSNELMSKMEHMNSACKTIRGTIEENSAASEEITASIEEINSAVNELAQRALTARNVASKAKDNAENIQEKGKIAVDTTENLYKGKREAILKAIEEGKIVNKIKHMAEAIESIADQTNLLALNAAIEAARAGENGKGFAVVADEVRKLAEESKSAVNDINENIGKIDEAFDNISSGSNDILVFINEKVIPEFNSFVESGDHYYRDADYINNLSEELASTLEEFSATIGQISEAAQNVALNEQKSSEEVEVVGDIVKDTTKIAVNVSGTSQNQAKLAETLYDQVGKFKIKI encoded by the coding sequence TTGATAACATTATTTAAAAATTTGAAGGTAATACATAAGTTAATTTTATGTTTTGGTATAGTGATTACAGTTGTAATTATAAGCGGAATCATGAGTTATCATAAGATGAGAGAGGTTAATGGAAATCTAGATGTAATATATTCTGAAAGTTTGGTGAAATTATCAACAATACAGGATATTAGAGCTCATATGGCTGATTTAACTTCAGGATCACTTATTTTAGTTAATCCTGATAAAAAAGCAGTTGTTGATAAAACTATTTCAGATATGAATGGTTTAATAGAAAAGGATAATGAACTTACAAAAAAATATGAAGCGCTAATTAACAATGAAGATGACAGAAAGATATTTGCCGAATATTTAGAAAATCTAAATAGTTACAATAATGCAAAAGATAAATTTTTTGAAGTTGCAAAGGGTGGCGATTATGATGATATTAAAAATGAATTTGCTATTTTTGATGGCTACAGAGCTAAAATAAATGATTTACTTGATGAAGAAATAACATACAATGAAAAAAATGCAAAATCAAAATATGAGGATAGTCAGATAAAGTGTAAGAATGCTCTTTTTATTACAGTTATGTTTACAATAGTTGCTATCGGATTAAGTATCATATTTTCGTATTTACTAGTAAAAAATATTGATGATGCATTAAAGAAAATTAAGCAATTTGCTGGACGAATTGCAAAATTTGATTTTTCAAGCAATATAAATATAGTTGGGAAAGATGAGTTTGGAGAAACATCAGCATCATTAAATGAAGCACAAAGTAATATAGTTCATTTGTTAAAAAATATAAATGATAATTCAGATGATTTAAAGTCAGATAGTGAAGAACTATCTTTAACATCAAATGAACTTATGTCAAAAATGGAACATATGAATAGTGCCTGCAAAACTATTAGGGGAACTATAGAGGAAAATAGTGCTGCTTCAGAAGAAATAACTGCATCTATTGAAGAGATAAATTCAGCAGTAAATGAATTGGCTCAAAGGGCATTAACGGCAAGAAATGTAGCAAGCAAGGCAAAAGATAATGCTGAAAATATTCAAGAAAAGGGAAAAATTGCTGTAGATACTACTGAAAATTTATATAAAGGAAAAAGAGAAGCAATACTTAAAGCTATTGAGGAAGGCAAGATAGTTAATAAAATAAAACATATGGCAGAAGCTATTGAAAGTATAGCCGACCAAACAAATTTACTTGCACTAAATGCAGCTATTGAAGCAGCAAGAGCAGGAGAAAATGGAAAAGGTTTTGCAGTTGTAGCAGATGAGGTAAGAAAATTAGCAGAAGAATCAAAATCTGCGGTAAATGATATTAATGAAAATATCGGTAAGATTGATGAGGCTTTTGATAATATTTCTTCAGGCAGTAATGATATTTTAGTGTTTATAAATGAAAAGGTAATACCAGAATTCAATAGCTTTGTTGAAAGTGGAGATCACTACTATAGAGATGCAGACTATATTAATAATTTGTCTGAAGAATTAGCCTCAACATTAGAAGAATTTTCGGCAACTATAGGGCAAATAAGTGAAGCTGCTCAAAATGTAGCACTTAATGAACAAAAATCTTCAGAAGAAGTTGAGGTTGTAGGAGATATTGTTAAGGATACTACAAAAATAGCAGTTAATGTATCAGGTACATCACAAAATCAAGCCAAGTTAGCTGAAACATTATATGATCAAGTAGGTAAATTTAAAATAAAAATATAA
- a CDS encoding lysozyme inhibitor LprI family protein codes for MIKNNKRIKLVIAAGVCAFMGLSATIMHLVNTNNNKNEQSAEVSKSEENPQSKDDEKNNEESASKPDVKEDTDKNKSESKSTNNVEKPTENKNKQTTGVKSKSSADSKTFTKVKGGGDYIKTLNAINSILDDPNLLDGSTLEMKSKVNQEYDLWDGYLNEIYKVISCNLPESEKRDLAKKENAWIKEKESKAKLAGDKYKGGTAENLAYSISAAKSTRDRCYELINTYMVTDD; via the coding sequence ATGATTAAAAATAATAAAAGAATTAAGCTTGTCATTGCTGCAGGGGTATGTGCTTTTATGGGATTAAGTGCAACAATAATGCACTTGGTAAATACAAATAATAATAAAAATGAGCAATCTGCAGAGGTGTCAAAATCTGAAGAAAATCCGCAATCTAAAGATGATGAAAAAAATAATGAAGAAAGTGCGTCTAAGCCTGATGTTAAGGAAGATACAGATAAAAATAAATCAGAAAGCAAATCAACAAATAATGTTGAAAAACCTACAGAAAATAAAAATAAGCAAACAACAGGCGTAAAATCAAAAAGTTCAGCTGATAGTAAAACTTTCACCAAAGTAAAAGGCGGCGGTGATTATATTAAAACTTTAAATGCAATTAATAGTATATTGGATGATCCTAATTTACTAGATGGAAGCACTTTAGAAATGAAGAGTAAAGTTAATCAGGAATATGATCTATGGGATGGATACCTAAATGAAATCTATAAAGTTATAAGTTGCAATTTACCAGAAAGTGAAAAACGAGATTTAGCCAAAAAAGAAAATGCTTGGATTAAAGAAAAAGAAAGCAAGGCTAAACTTGCAGGAGATAAATATAAAGGTGGTACAGCAGAGAACCTAGCATATAGCATATCTGCAGCAAAGTCAACAAGAGATAGATGTTACGAATTAATAAATACTTATATGGTAACAGATGATTAG